Proteins from a single region of Deltaproteobacteria bacterium:
- a CDS encoding HEAT repeat domain-containing protein, which produces MSPRARPSARLALATVLLPALAFAQDAIVPFGQEDSPRGHLRDRYRKPENSQKLSDSARKLKSEDVEERLDAIRTLGQLDDPKATEYLVAAASDPDMRVRIKAIDTLGHIKAKDATPLLVQQLFMRDTDLGTKQRILASLGRIGDTRATGPIMDFLSRDVDPAVRGNAIFALGDIGDPAALPSLEVLARDAQDPLLRSLAAEAARKIRARPAPAVVPRALAVDRRDQGGAPAKP; this is translated from the coding sequence ATGTCGCCCCGCGCGCGGCCGAGCGCCCGGCTCGCACTCGCCACCGTCCTTCTCCCGGCGCTCGCGTTCGCGCAGGACGCCATCGTGCCCTTCGGTCAGGAGGACTCTCCCCGGGGCCACCTCCGCGACCGCTACCGCAAGCCGGAGAACAGCCAGAAGCTGAGTGACAGCGCGCGCAAGCTGAAGAGCGAGGACGTCGAGGAGCGCCTCGACGCGATCCGCACCCTGGGGCAGCTCGACGATCCGAAGGCGACCGAATACCTGGTCGCGGCGGCGAGTGACCCCGATATGCGCGTGCGCATCAAGGCGATCGACACGCTCGGCCACATCAAGGCCAAGGACGCGACTCCGCTTCTCGTCCAGCAGCTCTTCATGCGCGACACCGACCTCGGCACCAAGCAACGCATCCTCGCCAGCCTGGGCAGGATCGGCGACACGCGCGCGACCGGACCGATCATGGATTTCCTCTCGCGCGACGTCGACCCCGCGGTGCGCGGCAATGCGATCTTCGCGCTCGGCGACATCGGTGATCCGGCCGCCCTGCCGTCGCTCGAGGTCCTGGCCAGGGACGCGCAGGACCCGCTCTTGCGCAGCCTGGCAGCGGAAGCCGCCCGCAAGATCCGCGCGCGCCCCGCACCCGCGGTGGTGCCGCGCGCGCTGGCGGTCGACCGCCGGGACCAGGGGGGTGCGCCCGCCAAGCCGTAG
- a CDS encoding J domain-containing protein, which produces MGRATTSRRATLDGLARILDAGAPEELFTGPQEEAHLLYGLLVDAARGRRSAHYWEICRTARRRGVVPEYVADRAAVLLATIEDRRRTDLYRILGVPALSSGETIREHWLELAKRLHPDVGGDGARFRRAQQAYEVLRDPARRAEYERFWLRALGPFERVAPREDLPPLEVMGATVLPVRRPPVEEPLHAAPPSVTEPALAPVAGADVTGVLARITALLAPIGAADLERLRGEVARAITDLETVRDELRALASLKLALDA; this is translated from the coding sequence ATGGGACGAGCGACGACCAGCCGGCGGGCGACCCTGGACGGCCTCGCGCGCATCCTCGATGCGGGGGCGCCCGAGGAGCTCTTCACCGGGCCGCAGGAAGAGGCGCACTTGCTATACGGGCTCCTCGTCGATGCGGCCCGGGGGCGCAGGTCGGCGCACTACTGGGAGATCTGCCGCACGGCCCGCCGCCGGGGCGTCGTGCCCGAGTACGTCGCGGATCGCGCCGCGGTCCTGCTCGCCACCATCGAGGACCGGCGGCGGACGGACCTCTACCGCATCCTCGGCGTGCCCGCGCTGTCCTCCGGGGAGACCATCCGCGAGCACTGGCTCGAGCTCGCCAAGCGGCTTCATCCGGACGTGGGCGGCGACGGCGCGCGGTTCCGCCGGGCGCAGCAGGCCTATGAGGTCCTGCGCGACCCCGCGCGCCGCGCCGAGTACGAGCGCTTCTGGCTGCGTGCGCTCGGCCCGTTCGAACGCGTGGCGCCGCGCGAGGACCTCCCGCCGCTGGAGGTGATGGGGGCGACGGTTCTGCCCGTGCGGCGTCCGCCGGTCGAGGAGCCGCTGCACGCGGCGCCGCCCTCGGTCACGGAGCCCGCCCTGGCGCCGGTCGCAGGGGCCGACGTGACCGGCGTCCTCGCGCGCATCACGGCGCTCCTCGCCCCGATCGGCGCTGCCGATCTGGAACGCCTGCGGGGCGAGGTGGCGCGCGCGATCACCGACCTCGAGACCGTGCGCGACGAGCTCCGCGCGCTGGCGAGCCTCAAGCTGGCGCTCGACGCGTAG
- a CDS encoding DUF309 domain-containing protein, which translates to MATPGFPLPLRNALAELALAACEDDAATAALGWLAAPTAAPPPAAAARLAAVHLIDPGGRALLPVHAPHTAAVAAHASRALRAAAAFRQGPAGAGVVRACRVAAALWNERLFFEVHEVLEAAWKTAAGAERQALQGVIQIAVAYHHLAHGNPRGARSLLAEGRSRLASVPTTTLPVLDVARLLAATAPWEAALARRETPAEEPPRLALAAE; encoded by the coding sequence GTGGCCACACCCGGCTTTCCGCTCCCGCTGCGCAACGCGCTCGCGGAGCTGGCGCTCGCCGCCTGCGAGGACGACGCGGCCACCGCCGCGCTCGGCTGGCTCGCCGCGCCCACCGCCGCGCCGCCGCCCGCTGCCGCAGCGCGCCTCGCGGCCGTGCACCTGATCGACCCGGGCGGGCGCGCGCTCCTTCCCGTGCACGCGCCGCACACGGCAGCGGTGGCCGCACACGCGAGCCGCGCGCTGCGTGCCGCCGCCGCCTTTCGGCAGGGCCCCGCCGGCGCCGGCGTCGTGCGCGCCTGCCGCGTCGCCGCCGCGCTCTGGAACGAGCGGCTCTTCTTCGAGGTGCACGAGGTGCTCGAGGCGGCGTGGAAGACCGCGGCCGGTGCGGAGCGGCAGGCGCTCCAGGGCGTGATCCAGATCGCGGTCGCCTACCATCACCTCGCGCACGGGAACCCGCGCGGGGCACGGAGCCTGCTCGCGGAGGGACGGAGCCGCCTCGCGAGCGTGCCCACGACGACGCTGCCGGTGCTCGACGTGGCGCGTCTCCTCGCCGCGACGGCGCCCTGGGAGGCGGCGCTCGCGCGCCGCGAGACGCCGGCGGAGGAGCCGCCGCGTCTTGCGCTCGCGGCGGAGTAG
- a CDS encoding acyl-CoA thioesterase, with protein sequence MWITPWSACRSAPAAVFHAASSTSCTSKKSRSFQSAAATRQARTTPAPAGPCRKAAAARSARLACAATAAVCGACTGRSARPPGSIRCTAARRAAAAGGGAAVGAASQPSAAVAASSSQAASASSASALRSGSGKPGVATRVSPLFSASLVCYQAGVVGPVYTAHVTVRHDELDRFGRLHPGVYLRYLAHAAVEASAAAGCDGAWYARAGAMWLVRRSTLAVARPARAGERLAIRTWVEDFRRVRSHRRYAVQAADGAPVLDALTDWVYVDVESGRPRRVPRELETAFGFEAGNGRGRDPWSAPAAPPAPAQGAHRVRACEVDSIGHVNNAVYLDVATQAVLDAIEDAGWSLDRMLAAGHVPVLTRADLEYLEGARYGDRLEVATWFTWAPEALDAHQRIVRAGGERPLVRVSTRWRWVAAAGGEPLAVPDGVRAALRPLFAA encoded by the coding sequence ATCTGGATCACGCCCTGGAGCGCCTGCCGCTCCGCACCGGCCGCGGTCTTCCACGCCGCCTCGAGCACCTCGTGCACCTCGAAGAAGAGCCGCTCGTTCCAGAGCGCGGCGGCGACGCGGCAGGCGCGCACGACGCCGGCGCCGGCGGGGCCCTGCCGAAAGGCGGCGGCGGCACGCAGCGCGCGGCTCGCGTGTGCGGCCACCGCTGCCGTGTGCGGCGCGTGCACGGGAAGGAGCGCGCGCCCGCCCGGGTCGATCAGGTGCACGGCCGCGAGGCGCGCTGCGGCAGCGGGCGGCGGCGCGGCGGTGGGCGCGGCGAGCCAGCCGAGCGCGGCGGTGGCCGCGTCGTCCTCGCAGGCGGCGAGCGCCAGCTCCGCGAGCGCGTTGCGCAGCGGGAGCGGAAAGCCGGGTGTGGCCACGCGCGTCTCTCCCCTGTTCTCGGCGTCCCTGGTGTGCTACCAGGCCGGCGTCGTGGGTCCTGTCTACACCGCGCACGTCACCGTCCGCCACGACGAGCTCGACCGCTTCGGGCGCCTCCACCCGGGCGTGTACCTCCGCTACCTGGCGCACGCCGCGGTCGAGGCGAGCGCGGCGGCCGGCTGCGACGGGGCCTGGTATGCGCGGGCGGGCGCGATGTGGCTCGTCCGCCGCTCGACGCTCGCGGTGGCGCGCCCCGCGCGGGCGGGCGAGCGCCTGGCGATCCGGACCTGGGTGGAGGACTTCCGGCGCGTGCGCTCGCACCGCCGCTATGCGGTGCAGGCCGCCGACGGCGCACCCGTCCTCGATGCGCTCACCGACTGGGTCTACGTCGACGTCGAGAGCGGGCGGCCGCGCCGCGTGCCGCGCGAGCTGGAGACCGCTTTCGGCTTCGAGGCTGGCAACGGGCGTGGACGCGACCCGTGGAGCGCGCCCGCGGCGCCGCCGGCGCCGGCGCAGGGCGCGCACCGCGTGCGTGCCTGCGAGGTGGACTCGATCGGGCACGTCAACAACGCCGTCTACCTCGACGTCGCGACCCAGGCGGTGCTGGATGCGATCGAGGACGCGGGCTGGTCGCTCGATCGCATGCTCGCGGCGGGCCATGTGCCGGTCCTCACGCGCGCCGACCTCGAATACCTCGAGGGCGCGCGCTACGGCGACCGGCTCGAGGTCGCGACCTGGTTCACGTGGGCGCCCGAGGCGCTCGACGCGCACCAGCGCATCGTGCGCGCGGGCGGCGAGCGCCCGCTCGTCCGGGTGAGCACCCGCTGGCGCTGGGTCGCCGCGGCGGGCGGCGAGCCCCTCGCGGTGCCGGACGGCGTGCGCGCCGCGCTCCGGCCGCTGTTCGCGGCCTGA
- a CDS encoding SDR family oxidoreductase, which translates to MADTTALAGRVAVVTGASSGIGRAVAHELAAAGVRVVLAARRAGRLAEAVAAIRAAGGGAEAVVTDLRDEAAVERLVEGAVARHGRLDALVNNAAVGHIRPVAEGRTEEWRAVLETNVLGTLVACRAALRHMLPRGAGDIVNMTSASAHEAWPYLAAYSASKAAVHTLSRALRAEVAAQGIRVMTIEIHNVATEFASNFDPALLPAATERWKELGLLNPHTPLLAPEDVARAVAFQLAQPAHASVHHLTLRSRAN; encoded by the coding sequence ATGGCGGACACCACGGCGCTCGCGGGCCGCGTGGCCGTGGTCACCGGGGCGTCGTCCGGCATTGGCCGGGCGGTGGCGCACGAGCTGGCCGCCGCGGGTGTGCGCGTCGTGCTCGCCGCCCGTCGCGCCGGCCGGCTCGCGGAGGCGGTGGCGGCGATCCGCGCCGCCGGCGGCGGGGCGGAGGCCGTCGTCACGGACCTGCGCGACGAGGCGGCGGTCGAGCGGCTCGTCGAGGGCGCGGTCGCGCGCCACGGGCGCCTCGATGCGCTCGTCAACAATGCGGCCGTCGGCCACATCCGTCCCGTCGCCGAGGGGCGAACCGAGGAATGGCGCGCCGTCCTCGAGACCAACGTCCTCGGCACGCTGGTCGCGTGCCGCGCGGCGCTCCGTCACATGCTGCCGCGCGGCGCGGGCGACATCGTCAACATGACCTCGGCCTCGGCGCACGAGGCCTGGCCGTACCTGGCCGCCTACTCGGCCTCCAAGGCGGCCGTGCACACGCTCTCGCGCGCGCTCCGCGCCGAGGTGGCGGCGCAGGGCATCCGTGTGATGACGATCGAGATCCACAACGTGGCGACCGAGTTCGCATCCAACTTCGATCCGGCGCTCCTGCCGGCGGCGACGGAGCGCTGGAAGGAGCTCGGGCTCCTGAATCCCCACACTCCGCTGCTCGCGCCCGAGGACGTGGCCCGCGCGGTCGCCTTCCAGCTCGCTCAGCCCGCGCACGCGAGCGTCCACCACCTGACCCTCCGCTCGCGCGCGAACTAA
- a CDS encoding PadR family transcriptional regulator gives MHLRYALLALLGEGEAHGYELLKRFNRRIGPFWHPNIGQVYQLLHELERRRLVARRDEDVGTRTRRVFRLTPRGERALGAWLARRPGWPAPLRDEIFVRLLAAERGGPAAVLAQLERQETEYRRYLSLVREEAARPDAPVTRRLAHEAALGQAEAHLRWLARCRALLGAPPLARAS, from the coding sequence ATGCACTTGAGGTACGCGCTGCTGGCGCTGCTCGGCGAAGGTGAAGCGCACGGCTACGAGCTCTTGAAGCGCTTCAACCGGCGGATCGGGCCTTTCTGGCATCCCAACATCGGGCAAGTCTATCAGCTCCTGCACGAGCTCGAGCGGCGCAGGCTCGTCGCCCGGCGCGACGAGGACGTGGGCACGCGCACGCGCCGCGTCTTCCGCCTGACCCCCCGCGGCGAGCGGGCGCTCGGCGCCTGGCTCGCCCGGCGGCCGGGCTGGCCGGCGCCGCTGCGCGACGAGATCTTCGTCCGCCTGCTGGCGGCAGAGCGTGGCGGGCCGGCCGCGGTCCTCGCCCAGCTCGAGCGGCAGGAGACCGAGTACCGCCGCTACCTCTCGCTCGTCCGCGAGGAGGCGGCTCGGCCCGACGCGCCGGTCACCCGCCGGCTCGCGCACGAGGCCGCGCTCGGCCAGGCGGAGGCGCACCTGCGCTGGCTCGCCCGCTGCCGCGCGCTCCTCGGCGCGCCCCCGCTGGCGCGCGCCTCGTAG
- a CDS encoding GNAT family N-acetyltransferase — protein MSPPERAELLALMDANMVAVYVADTRATPGGAVAETPGLVMCRTPHGTVATNMAIVTGRTDAPNLRARALAFYGPTDSPFSVWTREHADAGLEADLGASGFHPIHREPGMALLPGAGRPPPPPPGVAIRPVTDDAGRADYARVIARAFALYGAPEASTTEHFARLAGVVGPTTQAYLAYRDGRAVAGAILYMAYGVGGIGWVGTLPEEFGRGYGRAVTWAAITEGLRRGARFTNLQASPMGEPMYRRMGFTTATHYRWFLATT, from the coding sequence ATGTCGCCGCCGGAGCGCGCCGAGTTGCTCGCGCTGATGGATGCCAACATGGTCGCCGTCTACGTGGCCGACACGCGCGCGACACCGGGGGGAGCGGTCGCGGAGACGCCTGGCCTCGTCATGTGCCGCACGCCGCACGGCACGGTCGCGACCAACATGGCGATCGTCACGGGCCGGACCGACGCTCCGAACCTGCGCGCAAGGGCGCTCGCCTTTTACGGGCCGACCGACAGCCCCTTCTCGGTGTGGACGCGCGAGCACGCCGACGCGGGGCTGGAGGCGGACCTCGGCGCGTCCGGCTTCCATCCCATCCATCGCGAGCCCGGCATGGCGTTGCTCCCGGGCGCCGGGCGTCCCCCGCCGCCGCCCCCCGGGGTCGCCATCCGTCCCGTGACCGACGACGCCGGCCGCGCGGACTACGCCCGTGTCATCGCCCGGGCCTTCGCGCTCTACGGCGCGCCCGAGGCCTCGACCACCGAGCACTTCGCCCGCCTTGCGGGCGTCGTGGGGCCGACGACGCAGGCCTACCTCGCCTACCGGGACGGGCGCGCGGTCGCGGGCGCCATCCTCTACATGGCGTACGGCGTGGGCGGCATCGGGTGGGTCGGCACCTTGCCCGAGGAGTTCGGGCGCGGCTACGGCCGGGCGGTCACCTGGGCGGCGATCACGGAGGGGCTGCGCCGCGGCGCGCGCTTCACGAACCTCCAGGCCTCGCCCATGGGCGAGCCGATGTACCGCCGCATGGGCTTCACGACCGCGACGCACTACCGCTGGTTCCTGGCCACGACGTGA
- a CDS encoding MFS transporter yields MKTRPARIFHGWWIVLVAFICHAVNTGMIFYAWGVFFTPLAAAFGGHVPVASGFSALQFAAAGYSLLVGRAVDRHGARPVEIVGALVLAAGFLLLSRAHSLAALYLCLAGPVALGSTCIGHLPNNSAVARWFVRRRGRALGIATAGISAGGIVFAPLAERLVSAFGWRAAFAVLGVLEAAIVLPPVMLLMRRDPADLGLLPDGLPAAGHASPADLALAEHEIERSVRPEAAVRQANFWLLAAAFSLTMAGLASVLLYQMPLLVDRGLPESVASLVLGATAAMGVVGKLGFGALLDRFDQRRVAAVCFCLQSAGVLLLWTTRSEPLLACYVVLYGYAMGGNATLLASLNAAAFGRLHYGAIAGRMSPLLVLAQGIGVPATGYLRDHTGSYGPVLGTVLAASLLAAGIVLRVRLPGRLQPVAASHTNPR; encoded by the coding sequence GTGAAGACGCGCCCGGCGCGGATCTTCCACGGCTGGTGGATCGTTCTGGTGGCCTTCATCTGCCACGCCGTCAACACGGGCATGATCTTCTATGCCTGGGGTGTCTTCTTCACGCCGCTGGCCGCGGCCTTCGGCGGGCACGTGCCGGTGGCGAGCGGCTTCTCGGCGCTCCAGTTCGCCGCCGCCGGCTACTCGCTCCTCGTCGGCCGGGCCGTCGACCGGCACGGCGCGCGCCCGGTCGAGATCGTGGGCGCGCTCGTACTGGCGGCGGGCTTCCTCCTGCTCTCTCGTGCGCACTCGCTCGCCGCGCTCTATCTCTGCCTGGCCGGCCCGGTCGCGCTCGGCTCCACCTGCATCGGTCACCTGCCCAACAACTCCGCGGTGGCGCGCTGGTTCGTGCGCCGGCGCGGCCGGGCGCTCGGCATCGCGACCGCCGGCATCTCGGCGGGCGGGATCGTGTTCGCGCCGCTCGCCGAGCGCCTCGTCTCGGCCTTCGGCTGGCGGGCGGCGTTCGCCGTGCTCGGCGTGCTGGAGGCGGCGATCGTCCTCCCTCCCGTGATGCTCCTCATGCGCCGCGACCCCGCCGACCTGGGCCTCCTCCCCGACGGGCTCCCCGCCGCGGGCCACGCCTCGCCCGCCGACCTGGCGCTCGCAGAGCACGAGATCGAGCGCTCGGTCCGGCCGGAGGCGGCGGTCCGGCAGGCGAACTTCTGGCTGCTGGCGGCGGCGTTCAGCCTCACCATGGCGGGCCTCGCCTCGGTGCTGCTCTACCAGATGCCCTTGCTCGTGGACCGCGGGCTGCCCGAGTCGGTCGCCTCGCTCGTCCTCGGCGCGACCGCGGCCATGGGCGTGGTGGGGAAGCTCGGCTTCGGCGCGTTGCTCGACCGCTTCGACCAGCGGCGCGTGGCCGCCGTGTGCTTCTGCCTGCAGAGCGCCGGCGTCCTCCTCCTCTGGACGACGCGCAGCGAGCCGCTGCTCGCCTGCTACGTCGTCCTCTACGGCTACGCGATGGGCGGCAACGCGACGCTGCTCGCGAGCCTCAACGCGGCGGCCTTCGGCCGCCTCCACTACGGCGCGATCGCGGGCCGCATGAGCCCTCTCCTGGTCCTCGCGCAGGGGATCGGCGTGCCGGCGACGGGCTACCTCCGCGACCACACGGGGAGCTACGGGCCCGTGCTCGGGACGGTGCTCGCGGCGAGCCTCCTCGCCGCGGGCATCGTGCTCCGCGTACGCCTCCCGGGGCGCTTGCAGCCCGTAGCGGCTTCGCATACGAACCCGCGCTGA
- a CDS encoding phage holin family protein gives MRGLVIRWLVSATALYLTSLIVRGIDIQGVTALLFAAITIGVLNALVRPVILILTLPLNILTLGLFTLVVNAGMLWMASKVVIGFSVHGFWSALGGWLLMSFFTFLINLLIGETGKIEIVHVRQVVRF, from the coding sequence ATGCGCGGGCTCGTCATCCGCTGGCTGGTGAGTGCGACCGCCCTCTATCTCACGAGCCTGATCGTGCGCGGCATCGATATCCAGGGGGTCACGGCTCTCCTCTTCGCCGCCATCACGATCGGCGTGCTCAACGCCCTCGTGCGTCCCGTGATCCTGATCCTCACGCTGCCGCTCAACATCCTCACCCTGGGGCTGTTCACGCTGGTGGTGAACGCCGGCATGCTGTGGATGGCGTCCAAGGTGGTGATCGGGTTCAGCGTGCACGGTTTCTGGTCGGCGCTCGGCGGCTGGCTGCTCATGTCGTTCTTCACCTTCCTCATCAACCTCCTGATCGGCGAGACGGGGAAGATCGAGATCGTGCACGTGCGGCAGGTCGTCCGCTTCTGA
- a CDS encoding acyl-CoA dehydrogenase: MRYAYTSEQLAWRDEVRRFLATAVTPALVAEMRQAGNEGDGPLARAFHQQMFEKGWWAIGWPTEFGGLGKSAVEQYIFIEEMMAAGAPAMRLAVSSVAPTILRVGTEEQKAHWLPPILRGEIDFAVAYSEPDAGTDLANVKTRAVLDGDEWVINGQKIWNTGAHTASHNWVAVRTEPEAPKHKGISMIIVPMDRPGITVQPLWTWSGIRTNAVFFEDVRVPRDHLVGERGMGFYYAMMALDFERIMIGSVGMIRRMLDELIAFVRRTKRDGRPLGSVPWVRRALADLEMRVEVGRQIGLLNAWLIDQGEVPTKEGSIAKVYVSELNAHLASVGMEILGLAGQLAPDDPAAPLAGRLQWLYTTAPMQRFGGGTNEIQRAIIAQRGLGLPRK; the protein is encoded by the coding sequence ATGCGCTACGCGTACACGTCCGAGCAGCTCGCGTGGCGTGACGAGGTGCGCCGCTTCCTCGCGACGGCCGTCACGCCGGCGCTGGTCGCTGAGATGCGCCAGGCGGGCAACGAGGGGGACGGACCGCTGGCGCGCGCCTTTCACCAGCAGATGTTCGAGAAGGGCTGGTGGGCCATCGGCTGGCCGACGGAGTTCGGCGGCCTCGGCAAGTCCGCGGTCGAGCAGTACATCTTCATCGAGGAGATGATGGCGGCGGGCGCGCCCGCCATGCGGCTTGCGGTGAGCTCGGTGGCGCCCACCATCCTGCGCGTCGGCACGGAGGAGCAGAAGGCGCACTGGCTGCCGCCCATCCTCCGGGGCGAGATCGACTTCGCCGTCGCGTACTCGGAGCCCGACGCGGGGACGGACCTGGCGAATGTGAAGACCCGCGCCGTCCTCGACGGCGACGAGTGGGTCATCAACGGGCAGAAGATCTGGAACACCGGCGCGCATACCGCGAGCCACAACTGGGTCGCGGTCCGCACCGAGCCCGAGGCACCCAAGCACAAGGGCATCTCGATGATCATCGTGCCCATGGACCGCCCGGGCATCACCGTGCAGCCGCTCTGGACCTGGTCCGGCATACGCACCAACGCGGTCTTCTTCGAGGACGTGCGCGTGCCGCGCGATCACCTGGTGGGGGAGCGCGGCATGGGCTTCTACTACGCCATGATGGCGCTCGACTTCGAGCGCATCATGATCGGCTCGGTGGGGATGATCCGCCGCATGCTGGACGAGCTGATCGCCTTCGTGCGGCGCACGAAGCGGGACGGGCGCCCGCTCGGCTCCGTCCCGTGGGTGCGGCGCGCGCTCGCCGACCTCGAGATGCGCGTCGAGGTGGGCCGGCAGATCGGGCTCCTCAACGCCTGGCTCATCGACCAGGGCGAGGTGCCGACCAAGGAGGGCTCGATCGCCAAGGTCTACGTGAGCGAGCTGAACGCGCATCTCGCCTCGGTCGGCATGGAGATCCTCGGGCTGGCCGGCCAGCTGGCGCCCGACGACCCGGCTGCGCCGCTCGCGGGGCGCCTCCAGTGGCTCTACACGACCGCGCCGATGCAGCGCTTCGGGGGCGGCACCAACGAGATCCAGCGCGCCATCATCGCGCAGCGCGGGCTCGGGCTGCCGCGGAAGTAG
- a CDS encoding acyl-CoA dehydrogenase, with the protein MQLAPTEEQEAIRQAARRFLAAEITRERRLAWDRTPEGHDPAFWEAVARLGWFGYGLPAAHGGQGASLLDVGLLVEELGRAAAPFGVFAAIAGGLALAALGTPAQRREWLPAIARGEKLVTLAVAEESASAAPAAFATVVRRGGQTLRLEGEKRYVLQGVTAAAFLIAARDGRGVSAVLVPADAPGVSVRPQKTFGKDRQSAVRFRDVALPRSALAGRPGAAWPRFAALRARLAALLCADMIGGAGAVLEMTTRYVCEREQFGVKLGTFQAVQQMVAVMAIELEGARHVTRQALWRLAEGLPAAREVAVAKAWTGRAYREATLTAHQLHGGAGYVIEHELHRYSARAKEAELRFGSTEEWLEALADELRLARDGARSR; encoded by the coding sequence ATGCAGCTCGCGCCGACGGAAGAGCAGGAGGCGATCCGGCAGGCGGCGCGCCGCTTCCTCGCCGCCGAGATCACGCGCGAGCGGCGCCTCGCGTGGGACCGCACCCCCGAGGGGCACGACCCGGCATTCTGGGAGGCGGTCGCCCGCCTCGGCTGGTTCGGCTACGGGCTCCCCGCGGCCCACGGGGGGCAGGGGGCGTCGCTGCTCGATGTGGGGCTGCTCGTCGAGGAGCTCGGCCGCGCCGCCGCTCCCTTCGGCGTCTTCGCGGCGATCGCGGGCGGGCTCGCTCTCGCGGCGCTCGGCACGCCGGCGCAGAGGCGCGAGTGGCTGCCAGCCATCGCGCGCGGCGAGAAGCTGGTGACGCTCGCGGTCGCGGAGGAGAGCGCGAGCGCAGCCCCCGCCGCCTTCGCGACCGTCGTGCGCCGAGGCGGCCAGACCCTGCGCCTCGAGGGCGAGAAGCGCTACGTCCTCCAGGGCGTGACCGCCGCCGCCTTCCTGATCGCGGCGCGCGATGGGCGGGGCGTGTCGGCCGTCCTCGTCCCGGCCGACGCGCCGGGCGTGAGCGTCCGGCCGCAGAAGACCTTCGGCAAGGACCGGCAGAGCGCCGTGCGCTTCCGGGACGTGGCGCTGCCGCGGAGCGCGCTCGCGGGACGGCCCGGGGCCGCCTGGCCGCGTTTCGCCGCGCTGCGCGCGCGGCTCGCCGCCCTCCTCTGCGCCGACATGATCGGTGGCGCCGGCGCGGTCCTCGAGATGACGACCCGCTACGTGTGCGAGCGCGAGCAGTTCGGCGTGAAGCTCGGCACCTTCCAGGCCGTGCAGCAGATGGTGGCGGTGATGGCGATCGAGCTCGAGGGCGCGCGGCACGTGACCCGCCAGGCGCTCTGGCGCCTCGCCGAGGGCCTGCCGGCGGCGCGCGAGGTCGCGGTCGCGAAGGCGTGGACGGGTCGCGCCTACCGCGAGGCAACGCTCACCGCCCACCAGCTCCACGGCGGCGCGGGCTATGTGATCGAGCACGAGCTGCACCGCTACTCGGCGCGCGCCAAGGAGGCCGAGCTGCGCTTCGGCTCGACCGAGGAGTGGCTCGAGGCGCTCGCCGACGAGCTGCGGCTCGCGCGCGACGGCGCCCGCTCGCGATAG
- a CDS encoding LLM class flavin-dependent oxidoreductase, which translates to MRFGIHAGPQDCSIADLRRLWRIADERGFHWCSVWDHLFSVSDLSDPAKPAFEGVATMAALASETKRVRVGCLVFCVCYRPVGLLAKAAVTIDHLSGGRCELGIGAGWNEIEARAFGIPFPSIKERLDRLEETAKTLRALFDGERVTLAGRQLHLEDALCEPRPLQPRLRLWIGGQGEKRLLRLVARHADGWNVPFLAPEIFAQRNATLDRWCEREGRDPRAITRTVNLGLALGRDVAQVRRQEESLRLMFGPMTDFVRPGILVGTPPQVVERVREYAAAGAEWVILALRAPFDWEGLDLFIQKVMPEFPA; encoded by the coding sequence ATGCGCTTCGGCATCCACGCCGGCCCCCAGGACTGCTCGATCGCCGATCTCCGCCGTCTCTGGCGGATCGCCGACGAGCGCGGCTTTCACTGGTGCTCGGTCTGGGACCACCTCTTCTCGGTGTCCGACCTCTCCGACCCGGCGAAGCCTGCCTTCGAGGGTGTGGCGACCATGGCCGCGCTCGCCTCGGAGACGAAGCGAGTGCGGGTCGGCTGCCTGGTCTTCTGCGTCTGCTACCGACCCGTCGGTCTTCTCGCGAAGGCGGCGGTCACCATCGATCACCTGAGCGGCGGGCGCTGCGAGCTCGGCATCGGGGCGGGATGGAACGAGATCGAGGCGCGCGCCTTCGGCATCCCGTTCCCGTCGATCAAGGAACGGCTCGACCGGCTCGAGGAGACGGCGAAGACCCTGCGCGCCCTCTTCGACGGCGAGCGCGTCACGCTCGCGGGCCGGCAGCTCCATCTCGAGGACGCGCTCTGCGAGCCGCGGCCGCTGCAGCCGCGCCTGCGCCTCTGGATCGGCGGGCAGGGGGAGAAGCGTCTTCTCCGGCTCGTGGCGCGCCACGCCGACGGCTGGAACGTGCCCTTCCTCGCGCCGGAGATATTCGCACAGCGCAACGCGACACTCGACCGCTGGTGCGAGCGCGAGGGCCGCGACCCGCGCGCCATCACGCGCACCGTCAACCTGGGCCTGGCCCTCGGCCGGGACGTGGCTCAGGTCCGCCGGCAGGAGGAGAGCCTGCGTCTCATGTTCGGTCCGATGACGGATTTCGTGCGGCCGGGCATCCTGGTCGGCACGCCGCCTCAGGTGGTCGAGCGCGTCCGGGAGTACGCCGCCGCCGGGGCGGAATGGGTCATCCTGGCCCTCCGGGCCCCCTTCGACTGGGAGGGCCTCGACCTCTTCATTCAAAAAGTAATGCCGGAGTTCCCGGCCTGA